Part of the Candidatus Spechtbacterales bacterium genome, AAGGTAATGCCATATACAAAGCAAACACTCCCACCATAAACACCTTAGAAAAGAACTATCTTGCTATGCCGTTGCAAGCATCGGGTATCGGAGTTGGTCTTCCCTGGGGACAAGAAGGCAACAGCGAGGTGGGACACATGAACCTGGGGGCGGGAAGAATTGTTTACCAATATCTGCCGCGAATAGTAGGAGCCATTCGTGATAAAACTTTTTTTAAAAATAAAGCCTTCTTAGGGGCTTCCGATTTTGTAAAAAGAAACAACTCCACCCTGCATATAATGGGGCTGCTTTCCACGGGTACTGTTCACAGTTACATAGACCACTTATACGCGCTTTTAGATTTTGCTAAAGCTCAAGATATATCCCGCGTGGTTTTACATGTGTTTACAGACGGAAAGGACGGAGGACCTAAAGAGGGTGGAAATTTCGTACAGCACCTCCAGGAAAGACTACAAAAAATAGGGGTCGGCAAAATAGGCACCATTATGGGAAGGGCATACGCAATGGACAGAAACAGCCACTGGGAGCTTACCGAAAAAGCATACAATTTAATGACTGCGGGGCAGGGCAATATAATCCAGGACCCGCACTCTTATATTGAAGAGTGTTACTCAAAAAACCAAACAGATTTAGATATTGAACCGGCAGTTGTTCACGAAGGAGACTCCCCTGTTGGCTTAATAAAAGAAGGAGACGCGGTAATATTTTATAATTTCCGCGAAGATAGCGCGCGCCAAATTACACGCGCCTTTGTCTTGCCCGAGAAAGATTTTACCTACTTTCCAAGAAAAAAAATATCTAACCTTTATTTTGTGGGAATGACCCAGTACCAGGATGATCTTCCTATAGAAGTCGCGTTCCCGCCACCTAAAATAGAAAACTCTCTTGCAAAAGTGCTTGCTGATTCAGGTAAAAAACAACTACACATAGCAGAAACAGAAAAATATGCTCATATTAGTTATTTTTTCAACGGAGAAAACGAAGAACCAAATGAGGGGGAAGAACGCATACTTGTCCCCTCTATAGGAACTCCACACTATGAAAAAGTACCGGAAATGCAGGCATACAACATAACTCAAAAAGTGCTGGAAAATATAAATTCCTATGACTTCTTTTTAATAAACTTTGCAAACGCGGATATGCTTGGACACTCAGGAAGCATTGAAGCCACAATTAAAGGGGTTGAAGCTATAGATGCCAATCTATCCACACTGTTTGAAGCTTGCAAAAATCTGAATATAGCTCTTGTTATTACAGCTGATCACGGTAATGCAGAGGAGATGATGGACAAAAAAACAGGCCAGGTTGTTACTCGGCACTCCACAAATCCCGTACCGCTAATAATTGTTGACAGTGGTCTTGAAAGATTAAATCCTGGACACCTATACGAACAAAGCCCTAAAGGTGTTTTAGCCGATGTAGCTCCTACGATTTTAAAAATTATGGGATTAGATATACCGCCGGAAATGACCGGGCAACCCTTGGTTTAGATATCACAGATAGTAACTGATTACACAGATAAACCCGCCTTTCGGCGGGTTCTTTAAATCATCAGCGTAAATCAGCCAGAATCAGTGAAATCTTGGGCCTATTTTTTCTTTGGCTGGATTATGTTATCTATTACTCCGTACTTCTTTGCCTCTTCAGCTGTAAGGTAGAAATCTCTATCTGTATCCTTCTCAATAGTCTCTATCTTTTGTCCTGTATGGCTTGCCAATATCTCGTTCAATCTCTGTTTTATGTTTATAATATGCCTCGCGGATATCTCTATTTCTGAGGCCTGTCCTTGCGCACCGCCCATTACCTGATGCAAAAGCATCTCCGAATTAGGTAACGCGCTTCTTTTTCCTTTCTTTCCCCCCGCAAGTAAGACAGCGGCCATGGAAGCTGCCATACCAACACACATTGTCGCTATATCGTTCTTTACATGTTGCATAGTATCGTAAATGGCCATACCCGCCGTAACACTCCCGCCTGGGCTATTTATATACAGCTGAATATCTTTATCCGGGTCCTGGCTTTCAAGAAAAAGAAGTTGGGCAATAACAATATTTGCCATAACGTCTGAAACAGGGCCACCAAGAAAAACTATATTCTCCTTAAGCAAGCGAGAATATATATCATACGCACGTTCACCATATTGAGATTTTTCTATAACTGTTGGAATTAAATTCATTTTTTTGTTCGGCTTCTGCCTCACAAAAACCGCGGATTAATGCTGATTCTAACAGATTTTATGCCGATGCTATCAGCATCTTATCAGCTTTATCCGCATTTATCAGCGGTTTAAGCGAACGAAGTGAGCTTTAATTATTTTCTTCTAGAAGCTGAAACACCTTTCTATTTCTTATTATACCACCAATATGCGCTTTTAAGCGCTCCGAATCAATATGGGCTTCTGCTTCTTCAGTGCCTTTAAATCGTGCCAGGTACTTATTAGCCTCTTCTTGCACCTCTTTTTCATCGGCCTCTATATTTTCTTTTTCGGCTATAACCCTTAAAATAATTCCCGATGCAACCCGCTCTTTTGCTTTATCGCGCCATCCTTCCCGAACTTCTTCAATACTTTTTTGCGCACGCTCAAGATACTGCTCCATGGTTAATCCCATCTGGCTAACCTGCTGCATAAACTCTTCCTCCATACTATCCAACTCCTGGTCTACCATAAAGTCGGGGATGCTTAAATCAACACTTTTGGCTATTTTGTTCAAAATCAAAAGACGGACTCTCTCTTTTTCTTGCGCTTCTTTTTCTTTTTTTATACCCTCTCCAATACTACTCTTCAAGGCATCCATATTTTCAAAATTTCCTATACTTTTTGCAAAATCATCATTCAATTCGGGAACTTTTTCTTCTTTTGCTTCTTCACCCACCTCCATCCTGGAGTTTTGAAGCCACTTAATACTTGAATCAATCTCTTTCTCGTCAACCTCCACCTCTTTGTTTTCTTTTGCTATAACTTTTTGGGCAAGCGCTTTATAATTCGGCAGTTCAAGATCCGGCATAACAGGAACAATGGCTTTAAATTCAACTAATTCTCCGGGCACAAATTTAACTATATCCACCTTAGGCATGCCTATCGGGTTAATTTTGTTGTCTTCAATTGCACTCCAGTATGTATCCTGTACGGCGGCATTTGTGGCCTCCTGCCAAACCTTGTCTTTACCCAAAGAACTTTCCACAACACTTCTTGGAATATTGCCTTCTCTAAAACCCTTTATTTTTATATCTTTCCCCAAACGCTCAGAAGCACCCTGTAAGTATTTCTCCATATCTCCTAAATTAAGGGATACTTTTACTTCTTTTTGAATTTTGTCTAAATCTTTTATTTCTACTTTCATACTATAAATATTACTGTTAATAATGATGCGATCCCAACTGTTTTCAGTGTTCGCAACAAGACAACATCCACGCTATTACTATAAAGATTAGATGTTCCTGTGTCAAACCACGACATTTCATCACCGCGCATACGCGTTCCCAGTGAGGCAACAGATAAAACGGCTGCTGTAATTAAGGCACCGTAAAAAAATCCGCTAAACAGTTCAGGGCTAAAAACCCGCACCAAAATCAGAGGTGTTGCGTAAATAAGGGCTAAAGACTCCAAAATAGCCCTGCTTACTGTAACGCTATTGCTATCAAATATACGCTTTTTTAAAACCACACCATCACCTTCTCCCTCCTTTTGAGGTTCCGGCAAAACAGTGTTCTTTAATACGTGCCTTTTTGAAACTTGATTCAAAAATTTTGCAAACAAAAAAATGTAAGCCACCCCTGTAAATATTCCCGCGACAACATGAGGATTATCTAAAGAGAGCCTAAACTGTACCAACGCGTACTCTGCCTCCTGCTGATATATAACAAAAATGCCCGATATCAAAAGTAGAGTAACAAGTAGCATATAGACGCTTATATCTCTGAACATATTATCGGCTATGTGGCTCAACTTTCTTGTTATTTTTTTTCTTTCTTCAGGCAAATCAACATCCTTAGCTATAAGTTGCGCGCTCCATGATGATGACCCTAAAACTTTCAAGGACACTATTATCCCCCCAAGACTCAAGGCGCCGACTGTCAACAACATAAGTCCATAAGGTCCGGCAAAGAAGTAAGATACACCAAAACAAATAGAAAAGAACAGCGCTACAACGGAGGGATATAATGAATTAAAGATTTTTCTCAATACATTGTTGTAATGCGACGCAAAAGTAAAAAATAGCATAGAAAGACCTGTGCCTATAGAAAACCAAAGAACAAAATTAGAATACTGTGGGTTTTCATTCATGGCCCACACAATTAGCGGAAATATAATAACAGAGGCCACAACAATAGAGCCCAAAAATGAGAAGAGTACATTTTTTGTGATATTCGTTGTAGAGCCAATATGGATAAGTTTAGTGCTTAACGCGGCAGAAATAATTCCCGCTATCCCGACAAGCAGAGGAAGTGCTATAGCGCCAACAAAACCCGGAAATAAAAGAGATGCTCCCAAAATAGTAATAACCAAAGCTATAAAAAAAGTTTCAAAAATATCAGCGAGTCTGGTTATGCTTTTTAAAATATGTAATTTTGCAAGTTTAGCAGGAAGACTTGCCGAGTCTTCTTTTCTTTTGCCTTTTTTAGCTTGATGCTGTCCTGTTTTTTCTAAAAAGATAACTTGGTACAACTTAAATACTGTGGCTACAAAAGATACCCCCAAGCCAAGAGATACCAGGCCAATACTGGATGGCCCAAGTAAAACATAGTAGGCGGATACAATAAACAAGGCTGAACTGAGCATAAAAACGCCCAGCATGTTGCCACCTCCAAAAATGAAATTAAATGACTGTATAAGTCCGTAAGAAGAACCGTCTACAAATCGCGCGTCCAACTTTATTAAAAAAATGGTACACGCATACATTATAAACAAGGTACAAAGTACTCCCAAAAAAAAGCTCATTCCCGCAACAAAACCAAGCACCGGAATAAGACCTAAAACCACAGAGACAGGAAGAGAGATAATTATAGCTGTTTTATATATTCTAAATAAGTGCTCCAGGGATGTTTTTTGAAGTTTTGCCGAAAACGCGGCAATCTGTATGTCTGCCACTTTTAAAGAAAGTTTTTTTTGAAAATAAAAAGTGGAGAACAGCACTGCTCCAAAAGCAACTGAAAATGGGATAGCAAAAAATAGCATTTTTATTCTTGATCTTTTGTTTTCTCTTCTGTATTTGTATCTTGTTCCGTTTTAGATTCCTCTGAATCTTCAGACTGCTCTTTGCTCGCATCCGAAACAAGAGCTTGTTCTTCGGTGGTTTCATCGGTGCTTTGCTCTACCTCCCCTGTTTCCTTGCTTACAATATCTATCTTCCATCCGGAAAGCTTGGCCGCAAGCCTCACGTTTTGTCCATCTTTTCCGATAGCCAAAGACAGCTGGTCTTCGGAAACGGTAACTTTTGCCCTGTTGTTTTCTACCTCAACATCTAATACCTTCGCGGGGCTAAGAGCGTTTGCGATAAACTCTTCAGGAGAATCTTTCCATTCAATAATATCTATCTTTTCTCCTCCCAACTCCTGTATAACAGCAGAAACTCTTGTGCCTCTCTGTCCCACACATGAACCTATCGGGTCTATACCCTCTTCTGTTGAGGCTACAGCAAGCTTGCTTCTGGAGCCCGGCTCTCTCGCTATAGCTTTTACCTGTACGGTTCCCGATGCTATTTCGGGCACCTCAAGCTCAAAAAGGCGTGACAGCATTTTAGGATGTGAACGGGAAACAAATATCTGAGGCCCTTTCGCGCCGTGTTCTATTGTAGAAAGGTATAATCGCATTCTTTGCCCCACTCTATATCTCTCTCCGGGAGTCCTCTCTTTCGCGAGCATTATCGCGGTTGTCTTGCCTACATCAAAAAATATGGTATTGCCCTCAACTCTTTGAACAACACCGCTCACTATAGAATCAATTTTATCTTCGTACTCTTCAAAAATGGCCTCCCTTTCTGCTTCACGAATTCTCTGTATAATAACCTGCTTTGCTGTCTGGGCTGCTATTCTGCCAAAATCCTCTTTTAGCTCCAGGTCAAAACTCAAAACATCCTCAACCTCGGCGTCTTTTTTAATCTTTCTGGCCTCATCAAGCATAATATGTTTTTCCTCACTAAAGCGGACTTTCTTTGGAGTATCGTCATCTTCCTTACTCTCATCGGTAAATTTTCCAGCGGCCCTCTCTTCCTGTTCTTTTTCTATCTCTTCCGGAGTCTTTATCATACTCTCGTCAACTACAATTTTTTCCTGCCACAAGTCAAAAACACCTGTTTCAGGGTCTAATTTAGCTTTTACTATCTGGCCACGCTCGCCGTAATCCTTTTTATAAGCGGCGGCAATTGCCATCTCTACGGTTTCTATTATTTTTCCCCGCTCTATTCCCTTTTCTTCTTCTATTTGGCTTATCGCGGAAGTAAAATTTTTAAGATCTATCATAATTAAATAGTTAATTGTTGAATAGTTAAATAGCTTAATCAAATATATTAGCTATAAATAAAACCCGCTTTTTTATACGGGTTGTTAATATTATAATTATACTCTTTTTAAAAGATCTGTCAACCATTTAGCAGTTTAACCATATAGCCCTTTATCCTATTGCATTCTTATAATATCTTATACGCGCCACTTTTAATTTAAGATCAATCTCAACAGCCGCCAAATCTATACGATAATCCACATCTTCGGCATACTTATTTTCAACAAGATAGCTGTGGCTTGTCCTTATAACCTTTTCCTTCTTATTGTGGTCAAAGTGGTCTTCAGGGCTAAAATCGGGGGACGAAGCCACATCGGAAGCCTTTACCTCTATAAATACAACTGTTTTTTTATCTCGCGCAACAATATCTATTTCCCCCCAGGGCTTTTCAAAGTTGCGGCACAGAACCTTCCACTTTTTTTGCTTAACATATTCAACAACCTTGTCTTCGGCAAGGTCTCCAAGCTTTCTCTTGTCTGTTTTGTTGGGCATAAATAAAACCGGTAAGTTTTACCGGTTTTATTGTAAAAGATTAAAGTATGTTTGTCTACTAAAGAAGCCCCGCAATAATAGCCGGCAGGAAGCAAGAAAGCAGTAAGACCAGGTACCCTATTCCTCCGTACTGCAAGGTCTTTTTAGCGCGACTTATCCTATGAGCCTGCGCTCCTCCAATCATAAAATCGTATGCCGCTACAAGTATCATAATAACAAATATAGGGGTCGCAAAGAGAAGTATTCTCCTGCAAAAATTATTCCATATGGCACCTATTGAACTGCAATCGTCAAAGGCGCAGGGCAGAGCATAGCTGGGGGTAGAAGGAGGGGTAGTGGGGGTAGAAGAAGGAGTAGAAGTAGGGGTAGTAGTGGGAGTAGAAGAAGTTTGGGCTATCAAATAACCGCAATGTACTGTTGTTGAGGATGTTGGGCCGGTGTCTAAAACGCCACATTCGTGTCCTAAAAAGTCATTTAAGCACTTGTTGCACCAAGCTTGTTCTATCTCTTGTGTAAGACCTGCTGACCAATTGCAAGTCACAAATTCGTTTTTATCAGCATCTTTACTTGTGCCCTCCACACCATGCGAAGCCACACAATCAGAATTTAGGGCTGCCCTTTCAGTTTTGTCTATACCATCAGCTCCGGGTCGTGGTTCAGGCACTTCAAATTGTTCGGCTGAGGCGGAGTTGGTGTTTAAAACCACAAAGAACCCTGTCAAAAACAGAGAAAGCAGCAGTATAAAAGTTGTTTTTTTAGAAATAGTCATTTTTATAGTCTAAAAATCTGCATTGCAATTGTCAAAAACATAATTAACCTATACTTATATATTAACATAATAAAAACCTACTTTAACTCAAAAGATTTACACAGCTTTTACGATTTTAAAAAACATATTAGAAACACTTATCTCTCCACTCAACGTTTTCTATTTTTTCGCACAACTGAGTGCGTTCTTTTTTTGAAACAGCATGAACTTTTATACTGCTTAAAAGTTGTTCGTAACAATCCTCCCCCCTATTTTGCGCGTTCATACGATTGCATATTTCAAAAGAAATATCTCTACCTCCTACCCCAAAATCTGAAGACGCAATTATAAGCAGGCAATAATCTCTCCAACTCTCCGCAAGTATTCCGCACATACCAAATACCTTTTCAATATCACCCATTGCCACCGGGTGAATCTGACGCGCCAAACCATTAAAACACATCTCACGCAACCCGGTATCTTTCACTGTTTCACACCCCTCCCCTACGCGCGCTACGTCCCCTTCAAAAAATTCATACATAAGAGCCGGCTGGTTGCTCCAACAAGCTTCGAGATATCTTTTTTCTATCCTTGGGTCGCTACAAGGGTAGTCATACTCGCTTTCTTTAACCCACCTATCGGGTGGCTTTTCACCCCCTTCGTGAGCTGCCCATATATTTTCCATAAATACGCCATCGTGGCAGTTAAATACAGGAAAACCCTGCACACGGCTTTCAAAAGAGTCGCAAAGAGCAAGCGCTTCCAAAAGATTTGCGTATCCTACATAAGCTAAAAACCCATGTCCTACAGCATGAGAGCACTGCGCAAACACGTTCCAGCCCGCGTTACTGCACTCCTCCATGCTTTTTTCAACTTCATTCATACCGCCCTCGCCAATAGCTCGGATTAAAAACCCATGGTAGCAGGAGGAAAGAAAATAGTCCTTGCAGTAAATAAGACCCCTGGTACCAAATTTTTCATAGATGCTCTCACCGGAAGTGTGATTTAGAAGATGGCTTTGCCCATCAAAGGGAAGCCCTGAGTAATACAAAAATTCCTGCGCGTTCTCAGGACCCACCCTTTCAATCAACCTGGTATACCACATAACCTGTTCATCCAGTGACTGTGTTGACTTTATTTTTTTAATCTCCTCAGCGCCTTCAAAAACACCCATTGATGTACTATTTTCTTCAATACTGTTTTTAGAAGAACTTATAAAAAAAGTAATACCCATAAACAAAAGAGCAATTATGGTCGCTAAAAAAATAGATTTTACCAAGTTTAAATTATTGTCAAACATAATATATACTTATATTAACAAAAATACCCCGCCTATA contains:
- the gpmI gene encoding 2,3-bisphosphoglycerate-independent phosphoglycerate mutase; the protein is MKTNKYAIMEVMMQNSNKKVMLVILDGWGIAGPTAQGNAIYKANTPTINTLEKNYLAMPLQASGIGVGLPWGQEGNSEVGHMNLGAGRIVYQYLPRIVGAIRDKTFFKNKAFLGASDFVKRNNSTLHIMGLLSTGTVHSYIDHLYALLDFAKAQDISRVVLHVFTDGKDGGPKEGGNFVQHLQERLQKIGVGKIGTIMGRAYAMDRNSHWELTEKAYNLMTAGQGNIIQDPHSYIEECYSKNQTDLDIEPAVVHEGDSPVGLIKEGDAVIFYNFREDSARQITRAFVLPEKDFTYFPRKKISNLYFVGMTQYQDDLPIEVAFPPPKIENSLAKVLADSGKKQLHIAETEKYAHISYFFNGENEEPNEGEERILVPSIGTPHYEKVPEMQAYNITQKVLENINSYDFFLINFANADMLGHSGSIEATIKGVEAIDANLSTLFEACKNLNIALVITADHGNAEEMMDKKTGQVVTRHSTNPVPLIIVDSGLERLNPGHLYEQSPKGVLADVAPTILKIMGLDIPPEMTGQPLV
- the clpP gene encoding ATP-dependent Clp endopeptidase proteolytic subunit ClpP, encoding MRQKPNKKMNLIPTVIEKSQYGERAYDIYSRLLKENIVFLGGPVSDVMANIVIAQLLFLESQDPDKDIQLYINSPGGSVTAGMAIYDTMQHVKNDIATMCVGMAASMAAVLLAGGKKGKRSALPNSEMLLHQVMGGAQGQASEIEISARHIINIKQRLNEILASHTGQKIETIEKDTDRDFYLTAEEAKKYGVIDNIIQPKKK
- a CDS encoding trigger factor → MKVEIKDLDKIQKEVKVSLNLGDMEKYLQGASERLGKDIKIKGFREGNIPRSVVESSLGKDKVWQEATNAAVQDTYWSAIEDNKINPIGMPKVDIVKFVPGELVEFKAIVPVMPDLELPNYKALAQKVIAKENKEVEVDEKEIDSSIKWLQNSRMEVGEEAKEEKVPELNDDFAKSIGNFENMDALKSSIGEGIKKEKEAQEKERVRLLILNKIAKSVDLSIPDFMVDQELDSMEEEFMQQVSQMGLTMEQYLERAQKSIEEVREGWRDKAKERVASGIILRVIAEKENIEADEKEVQEEANKYLARFKGTEEAEAHIDSERLKAHIGGIIRNRKVFQLLEENN
- a CDS encoding sodium/proton-translocating pyrophosphatase, which codes for MLFFAIPFSVAFGAVLFSTFYFQKKLSLKVADIQIAAFSAKLQKTSLEHLFRIYKTAIIISLPVSVVLGLIPVLGFVAGMSFFLGVLCTLFIMYACTIFLIKLDARFVDGSSYGLIQSFNFIFGGGNMLGVFMLSSALFIVSAYYVLLGPSSIGLVSLGLGVSFVATVFKLYQVIFLEKTGQHQAKKGKRKEDSASLPAKLAKLHILKSITRLADIFETFFIALVITILGASLLFPGFVGAIALPLLVGIAGIISAALSTKLIHIGSTTNITKNVLFSFLGSIVVASVIIFPLIVWAMNENPQYSNFVLWFSIGTGLSMLFFTFASHYNNVLRKIFNSLYPSVVALFFSICFGVSYFFAGPYGLMLLTVGALSLGGIIVSLKVLGSSSWSAQLIAKDVDLPEERKKITRKLSHIADNMFRDISVYMLLVTLLLISGIFVIYQQEAEYALVQFRLSLDNPHVVAGIFTGVAYIFLFAKFLNQVSKRHVLKNTVLPEPQKEGEGDGVVLKKRIFDSNSVTVSRAILESLALIYATPLILVRVFSPELFSGFFYGALITAAVLSVASLGTRMRGDEMSWFDTGTSNLYSNSVDVVLLRTLKTVGIASLLTVIFIV
- the nusA gene encoding transcription termination factor NusA, with translation MIDLKNFTSAISQIEEEKGIERGKIIETVEMAIAAAYKKDYGERGQIVKAKLDPETGVFDLWQEKIVVDESMIKTPEEIEKEQEERAAGKFTDESKEDDDTPKKVRFSEEKHIMLDEARKIKKDAEVEDVLSFDLELKEDFGRIAAQTAKQVIIQRIREAEREAIFEEYEDKIDSIVSGVVQRVEGNTIFFDVGKTTAIMLAKERTPGERYRVGQRMRLYLSTIEHGAKGPQIFVSRSHPKMLSRLFELEVPEIASGTVQVKAIAREPGSRSKLAVASTEEGIDPIGSCVGQRGTRVSAVIQELGGEKIDIIEWKDSPEEFIANALSPAKVLDVEVENNRAKVTVSEDQLSLAIGKDGQNVRLAAKLSGWKIDIVSKETGEVEQSTDETTEEQALVSDASKEQSEDSEESKTEQDTNTEEKTKDQE
- a CDS encoding YraN family protein, translating into MPNKTDKRKLGDLAEDKVVEYVKQKKWKVLCRNFEKPWGEIDIVARDKKTVVFIEVKASDVASSPDFSPEDHFDHNKKEKVIRTSHSYLVENKYAEDVDYRIDLAAVEIDLKLKVARIRYYKNAIG